One genomic window of Anas acuta chromosome 14, bAnaAcu1.1, whole genome shotgun sequence includes the following:
- the SMAD5 gene encoding mothers against decapentaplegic homolog 5 gives MTSMASLFSFTSPAVKRLLGWKQGDEEEKWAEKAVDALVKKLKKKKGAMEELEKALSSPGQPSKCVTIPRSLDGRLQVSHRKGLPHVIYCRVWRWPDLQSHHELKPLDICEFPFGSKQKEVCINPYHYKRVESPVLPPVLVPRHSEFNPQHSLLVQFRNLSHNEPHMPHNATFPDSFQQPNSTPFSISPNSPYPPSPASSTYPSSPASSGPSSPFQLPADTPPPAYMPPDDQMGQDNSQSMDTSNTMIPQIMPNISTRDVQPVAYEEPKHWCSIVYYELNNRVGEAFHASSTSVLVDGFTDPSNNKNRFCLGLLSNVNRNSTIENTRRHIGKGVHLYYVGGEVYAECLSDSSIFVQSRNCNYHHGFHPTTVCKIPSGCSLKIFNNQEFAQLLAQSVNHGFEAVYELTKMCTIRMSFVKGWGAEYHRQDVTSTPCWIEIHLHGPLQWLDKVLTQMGSPLNPISSVS, from the exons ATGACGTCAATGGCCAGTTTGTTCTCCTTTACTAGCCCAGCTGTAAAGCGTCTGTTGGGCTGGAAACaaggagatgaagaagaaaaatgggcaGAAAAAGCTGTTGATGCCTTGgtaaaaaagctgaaaaagaaaaagggtgcTATGGAAGAACTGGAGAAAGCCTTGAGCAGTCCAGGACAGCCCAGCAAGTGTGTTACTATCCCCCGTTCTTTAGATGGACGACTTCAAGTTTCTCACAGAAAAGGCCTTCCCCATGTAATTTACTGTCGTGTTTGGCGTTGGCCTGATCTCCAAAGCCATCATGAGCTGAAGCCATTGGATATTTGTGAATTTCCTTTTGGATCTAAACAGAAGGAAGTCTGCATCAATCCATACCACTATAAGAGGGTGGAGAGCCCAG tTCTACCTCCAGTGTTAGTGCCTAGACATAGTGAATTCAATCCACAGCACAGCCTACTAGTTCAGTTCAGGAACCTAAGCCACAACGAACCACATATGCCACACAATGCGACATTTCCAGACTCTTTCCAGCAACCCAACAGcactccattttccatttcGCCAAACAGTCCCTATCCACCttctccagccagcagcacttACCCAAGCTCCCCAGCTAGCTCTGGACCATCTAGTCCGTTTCAGCTACCAG CTGATACTCCACCTCCTGCATATATGCCCCCTGATGATCAGATGGGGCAGGATAACTCGCAGTCTATGGACACAAGCAATACAATGATCCCTCAAATTATGCCAAATATATCTACCAGAG aTGTTCAGCCTGTTGCCTATGAAGAACCCAAACACTGGTGTTCGATCGTGTATTACGAATTAAATAATCGTGTTGGAGAGGCTTTTCATGCATCTTCTACAAGTGTCTTAGTAGATGGGTTTACAGATCCCTCcaataataaaaacaggttCTGCTTAGGTTTGCTCTCGAATGTTAATCGCAACTCAACAATTGAGAACACTAGACGACATATTGGGAAAG GTGTTCATCTCTACTATGTTGGTGGGGAAGTCTATGCTGAGTGTTTAAGTGATAGCAGCATATTTGTACAGAGCAGGAACTGCAACTACCACCACGGCTTTCATCCAACAACTGTGTGCAAGATTCCTAGTGGATGCAGTCTGAAAATTTTTAACAATCAGGAATTTGCTCAGCTTTTAGCTCAGTCTGTCAACCACGGATTTGAAGCAGTATATGAACTCACCAAAATGTGCACCATTCGAATGAGTTTTGTGAAg gGCTGGGGAGCTGAATATCATCGACAAGATGTCACGAGCACCCCATGCTGGATAGAAATTCATCTTCATGGGCCCCTCCAGTGGCTGGATAAAGTACTTACACAAATGGGTTCTCCTCTTAATCCCATCTCATCTGTTTCATAG
- the SMIM32 gene encoding small integral membrane protein 32: MYSELLNSTSATEAHLIIQTNTPYLSSTQRPVSSSALYMSTARVLKEGEINKPDLVTYIILFFFLLLTVTLIVLFINCQLKNSFFATLPYDRSLREARSPWRTQAV; encoded by the coding sequence ATGTATAGTGAATTGCTAAATTCAACCAGTGCCACCGAAGCTCACCTCATCATTCAGACCAACACGCCCTACCTAAGCAGCACCCAGAGACCCGTGAGCTCCTCGGCGCTGTACATGTCGACAGCCAGGGTGTTAAAagaaggggaaataaataagCCCGACCTGGTGACTTAcatcattctgtttttctttctgctcttgaCTGTGACGCTCATTGTGCTCTTCATAAACTGCCAGctgaaaaattctttttttgctACTCTTCCTTACGACAGATCCCTCCGAGAAGCAAGGAGCCCGTGGAGGACACAAGCTGTCTGA